The nucleotide sequence CACAAATGAGAATCCCAGTTTACCAGTACCTAAAAACAAAAGATGCTTTTCATCAAAAATTATGAGCAAGAATAGTTTTAGTTCTATAACAGAGACTCTTAACTCCAACTCCCAAATCACCTGGACAAGTAATTCCCTCCCacttcaaaacagaaacaatgCAGAGGAGTACATTTAAGTTGGAAAGCTACCTAAAGGGCTGTAACACTCTTAATTAAGTTGGGAACCTATATAAAGGAGACTAATGTGAACAGAGGGAAAGCACAAAAGATATAAACAGCTCCATAATGCTGCACAATAAATTTTTGGGGGGCTTACAGCACCAGGGCAGCTtttcaaacaaatgaaaaaaaaaatgttgagtttACAGATGTAAGATAATGGCTTCTTATCCATTAGCACTGTGAGGGGAGCAGAAGGCAGCTGACCAGATAAATGCAAAGGCAGAGTAGTTACTCGTGAAAGACTCCCCATGGCCCAGTTGCCTGTATTTGTTGTTAGGGAGGTGACAACACTACtcttacaaaaatattaatgaaaaaatcagAAGGCTTATTAGCTTCAGTAGCAATAGACAGTAGCTATTTTGCATCTGTATTTTCTTGAAAGAGAAATTTCCCAGGCAAGTAACGGATCCTTCTCacttttagatttttaaaaaaatatgtatcagTACAGTAAAAAGACTGGAGGGTCTTTATTGATGCCTGCCCAACCCAACTACCATTTTCCTTTAAGTTTTGAGCTTTAAGGGACACCTTAGACATCAAAAGTAGGATCAGACTGTATCAGAAGACCTATCCACCAAACTTTACAGACACACACCCACCCTTCCCTGAGTCTGCAGTGAGAATCAACTGATCcacaacaggaaaagaaagctctGAACAGCAAGAGGTGTAAGAATACAACAGTTTTTCTTACCAACTTACCTAGCATTTTGCTTACATAAGGTTCAATGTCCACATCTTGTAGATGCTGATAAGTGTGCGCGTGATAGAGCCGCAGGGTGGAGTCCAAGCGAATAGAGACCCACACCCCATCACCCACCCATGCCAGCTGCCTCACTTGGCTTTCTCTTCTTGGGTGTGCATCAAATGACTTCTACAAAAGATTGGGGTTTAAATTAGAAGATGAAACAAGGCAAAGAGTAAGACAGACTTCTCTGTTGCTCTTACACTCCCAGTACTGCCAATGTGCTTGGCATGGATAACACTGATTTGCCAGACCATGAGCAGAGACACTGTTTTAGTTACAATTACCTTATGATGCTGGTAAAGTAATAGTAAAAGCACAGATGACCTTCCTACAGTATGATCTCAAAGCCACAGTTTCCTACTGTATCATCATTTACATTCCATATCTCAGCCTACTATGGCTTCTGTCTCCATTGTAACACTGAGCTTTTTTAGTCTGAGTTCCTCCAGTCACAGCACAAGACACATGACCCAAAAAGTGGTTTTCCTCCTAATTCTGTCAAACCTTGCTCTAGCATACAAACCCACTTGTGCAAAATACACACTATCCACCAGCAAAACAACTGATTTCACTGTTGTATGACGGCGTTCATTTCCACTTTTTCCATACAgtctttttaacaaaaagagACTATTAACAAAGCACTTGATATTTTCCAAAGAGCTGAGCAGTCACCCTCAAAAGGTCTGGCCCACACCTCAGGCCAATTAGCAGAAGTGGAAGCATTAAAACTGCTCACAGCTTTCAGCCACTTCCTGTTCTTGAGATGTCAGGTACAGACACAACGTGGTGGAAACATCAGGTTGCACACCTGACATAAACAAACTTTGCTATAACTGGAGGGAGAGAACATTCAAAATTAACATTTACAAACCTCTGAAGTATGCCAAGACTGATTTTAGAGATGGTTACAGGGAAATGGAGAACACAGTGAGGCAAGCATGTAGAGAATGAGCTGGAAGCTCTCCTTACAAGCTCTGCATGAGGATACTTTGCAGTTTCTGGTCAGCAAGAAGTGGAGAACTAAATCCCAGAAAGTTGGTTTCAGTAACTGAGAACTCATCATCACTTACAATCTTCCAAAACAACGATAAAACATCTTAAGAAAACATAATAATATTTCCAAGACAAATTTGTTTGGATGCTTGTTTCCATGATGAAAAAAACGCCTGTTCTCTGGAGTGAGTTTGAGCAGTAGTATAAGATGGCattaaaatgtaacattttattgttttaaacaCCATTCCAACTTGCCTCTATTTTCATAGCCTTTGGTTGAACAACATAGATTTTGTTCCTGTAGCCACACCAAACTTTGTCATGTACCACTGTCATGCATCTTATTGAATGATGTGGTCGGCCCAGGTCCAAGAGGTGATAATTCGTCAAATCCCACTGCCCATCTtcaaaaacagaaggaaaagaaaatccaaaagaaTGCATAGGTTCCTGAgcttaaaaagaatttaaaagtaCAGGCAAATACCTTAACAGTCTAACTTTTAGAAAACACTCTAATAATCTGGCTAAGTCAATACAAATTTTTGGCTAGGATTGTCATTAAAAACCCACAACTAGTTATTTGAACTAGCAACACCCCAAAGGTTACtttgtttttatgtttaaaacatttttaaaaatagcaagttACCTAGTGCTAAATGCTTTACTTGGATAAGTATTGGTATACACTCCAAGAAGCAACTACCCACAGAGTGCCAGGCACTTGCTGCTTGACTGAACACAGAAACAGTGGCCAGTGCATCATGATGTTTTTAATATGCTCTAAAATCTTAAGAATGGCACCCAAAATGTACTGTGAAATTGCAACTAAAATACTAGCAAGATTTCTCAAGACAACCTGTAAAAAGGTCACCATGGAATACAGTTTCAAAACACCATTTATAAATGGCACATTTCTCCCCTAAACATCAGTATAACTTCCCTTCATCAGTATAACTTCCCTGGTTTCAAGATCTAACAGAATGCTTACCAACTCCTCGGTGAAATATTGCTAGTGTTCCATCAGCTAGTGCAACTAATACTATTCCTTTGACATgtctgggaaaaggaaggaggtaCAAGAATATACACTGTTAAACTGCGTTTCTCAAAATACACATCTTATACTTCAGCTTATTTCTTATAGTCATATAATCCCTAGTGTTCTGATTTTTACAAGTCAGTCAAAATCAGTCAAAATCCAGTTCAGAAAGCTTAAAATATATGTACAATGCCTGAAGAAAAGATCAAGGATAACAACCTGTAACTGTTTTGTGTATACAACTACCAAGAATACCAACTATACAGCTACTGCTCATTATTTCAGCTACAGTATTTTGAATAGATACTATTGAAAAAAGATTTctaaaagatttcttttattttcctttcccaaacAATTTCCACTGCCCCTTAAAGAGTATGCATGCATTTATGACAACTGACATCCCCAATATCTGGAGGAGGAAACATAAAACTAATTTGCAAGTATTTTAACAGGAGTTCATTATGATGTACATGGCATTCTTTCAGGACTTACACAATACTGAGAATAGAATCTTTAAGTTTAATGGCATGAACACATTTCCTCCAGTGGGCCACTGACGAATGAACATACAGGCTGTAAAGACAAATCAGGATGGATTAAAAGCACTGGGCAAGCTCtaccagaaaggaaaaaaaaaatccctataaCTGAAATCCATGATTCAAGAGTTTTCATCTTTCATTGAGAAGTATGTATAGATCAAAAGAATGAACAACATGAGAAGCAGATCAGTTTTTCAGGTGTCTAAAAAGTGCAGTTAAAAGGGCAATATATTTTTCTAGCATagtaaaatattgaaaattatgGAATTATCAGACCATAACAACTTCTTccactaaaaacaaacaaacaaaaaaacccaaaccaaacaacttttCCACAGATAGAAATGTTACCTGCCAGAAAGAGCTTGCTAATTACCTACAACACTCTCTTTGAATTTTGAAATGCCTATATGTACTAAAGCATACAAAGTTTAGGCTCCCTTGGGGCTTTCTAGCACTTAATCTTGACTCAAGACAGGTATCAGCCTGTAGGCAGAggaagtttaaaatattttttcaaatattttagtAAGGTTAGCACTTTCTTACCATCCATTCTGGGCTCCAAGCCACATTGTCGGTAAAAGGCTActcattttctgtgcttcttctCTCACTAGGTCTTGCTCATTTGGCAAAACTGAAACATCTTTATATAACTCTGATTCAGTGctaaaaaataggaaaaaaaaacccaaatccaaacAGTTAAAATACATAGAAGAAAGTGCAAATATTGATTATAACCTatgatttccttttaaaatatttttcaagaggTATGAGGACTATGTACCTGGGCTGGTACACAGGAGATGCCTCTGTTGTATTCTGCACTCCTAGGGGATCTGTGAAGACATGCTCTGTGTAGACTCCAGTTTGTGCTATATCACCTGTgtcttctcctgtccctgcatTGACTTCTGTTGCTTCTGTTGCCTCCTCTGCTGTTGGAATATTTTCATctactgaattattttcagttgcAGAAtctgaggaacaaaaaaattggaaaagttAACAACTGCAAGAAAATTTTAATCTGATTAAAACAGACAGATCTTGATATTTGAAACCTAAGTGAATATCTGTAATAACCAGACAGTCACAATCCTGATTTTataactcattaaaaaaaaattggatcaGAAACAAAGTGTAACCTACTAAAGTTTGGGTATCAACAAGTGTCAAATGCACTTTAAGTATGAACACAGTGACTGATGGCACAGATTGTCCTTTAAGCAATTACCTAAAATAGCAGTGAAATCCAATCAGTTAAAACAAACAGCTCTGGCAACAGTACTGTATGCCATAAGACAATAAATAGCATTCAAGTCCAACAACCACATATCCATTATCACATCACCATAGAGCCTagaagaaatgacagaaaatctTAAGAATGGCTGTGGAGCAAACAGCTTCACTCAAATCTCCTTCAGGACTTTACAAGAGTTAAGGCATAAAGGCAAAAGGAACTGGCAAGTTGGCCTCTCAAAtactgaataatttaaaaactctCTTTAGACTGTGCACAAGAGAGTTCTCTCCAAAGTATCTGAAAGAAGCAATTGTTTATATACATTTAATTCCACCTCCATCAAGGCGTCAGCTACAATTACAcccaataaaaataacagatttatAGGCCATTTCCCACAGAAGGCTTGTTTGATGTTATCACCACTTACAGACACACAATAAATCCATGCACCATTCATTTCTCAGCTACACCTAATCATGTCTGGCCATCCCCAGCACACATGTCATTTTCATACCTGACTGTTTATCTGCCATTGGGGAGCCACCATTTGCATCATGAGCTACAGGTGGTGCTGTGATCCCCTCTGCAGTACAGCCCACCACTGTGATTCCTCCCAGCAAGCTGTCTgtttcagcagagctgttgcTGGTCATGCTGCCACACAGAGATGACTTATCCACCTGACTGGGATCTGCCTCTTGAGCTCCTTCTTCTCCTGCAGGATAGTCTGTTTCCCTTGCACCTGAAAGAGATTAAATCCACTGAATTATTTCTTGTGGGGATAAAATTGGATCTCTCTAATATCTGGTAACAAACTGAGCATCAAGATGAATGAACTCTCCAGCAAGTGAGAGATACATACAACTGCATGTTAAATTACTTGTTAGATACATACATCTGCATGTTAAATCACAAGTGATTGTATGTATCTAACAAACTATTTTTACATGATCAGCAGTTTGAGGATGTGATTGCAAAGctcaaaaagcaaaagcagtatCTACACATGTGCACACTTGAATGTTATACACCATATTTTAATCTGCAGTTTTCCAACtactttatttctatttcaaatttTCTATTCAATCAGATTTAAGAACAGTGCAAACAGGGATACCTGTCTACATAGTTATGAAGAATTTAACTGCAACAGatcctgttttctctcttaCAACCCTCAAATACTTTCAGAATTTAAAGTATTATTCCTGGTTTCTGACACTGATGTCTCTCTACCCTTGAGTTAATTTATGTCAAGAGCAAACTGAAGAGTGCAACAGTAGTGTAGAAATCCAATAGCTTTCTCTATAACTAAACATAAGCAAATCTGAATAAGATACAGTAAAGTAGGAGCAAAAACATAACAAATCTTTACCTGGTACACTAGCAATACAAAGAACATGAGAATTGCAAACAATGAAACTGTCCAGAATATTTCCTGGTTGATTAGCATCAATAATGATAACTTTTGTAGCAGAATGTGTGCTTGTACAGATCCAAACTAGACTGGATAATTCTTCTTGGTGtttcagctccttctgctgGTCCTGAAGGAGCAGAAAGGCAGGACAACAACAGTCAGGGTgacaaaatcaaaatattacCTTTGATctggtattttctttcattatcaGCTAGagaaatatacataaatatgcAAAAAGTTGTGTATCTTTAATGTCACTGTAAAATAACAtgtatttgcttgttttctatGCATTTGGAATATAAAACCCCTTATACTTTGTATTTAtgtagaaatacaaaatattctaTACAGCACAATTGTACTGTATATTCTATACAGCACAATTTTATACAAAATAACTATACAGCACAATTGTACTTTTAGAGAAGTATAAAACTACAGAAGAACACTACTTACATACCAGATACTCTACTGAGTATCACCACTGATTAACGTGTTATTAAAATAACTTGAAGTACATAAATTATTCCACATGCCTTATAGTAATTTACCTTGAGCTCTTGTTCTAGTTTATCTAAGCTGCTCTGAGATCCTGTTTGCTGCTTGTTGCCATCTGCATCCACAGCAGTCACATCATTGTAGAACACACTAGCACCAACCACAGAGCCACCATCTCGTGTTTTCCCTCCTGATAGGTTCACCCCTACAGCACACCACAGCTTGAAAGAAACACTTAAATgttaaactagaaaaaaaaggcacacCCGTTGTTAAATAACAAAACATTAAGTAACAAAAGTAACAAAAGTTATTAAGTAACAAAAATTATTATAGATCTGCAGTCCATTTTAAGGAAATCATTAAGATTAAACCATGTACATTTCATCTatgcttgaaaaataaacattttttagtTTCAactcaattattttctttattaaatatattcagGATTGTCCAAGTCTCTATCACCTACCTTCATAGAGGTATCCTTCTCATCTAAAGGTCTCAGGTAAACAGGTACAGGCAAGTTCTTCATCTTATTTTCACCCTGTCCACCATTTGCCACctaggcaagaaaaaaaaaaaaaaagacagacaacCAGAAAAGCTTTCCCCTTTAAGAGAGCTTTACAGTCTTTGGACTCAGTTGATAGAGCTTTGGTAAATATTATGAGGAGTTTTTCCTTGGAAAGACTCTTTTACCTTCAAaagttcaattaaaaaaaaccctactggAATCTGTCACAAGCTGTGAAATTATACTCTGTTAAACTTTCACAAATGAAGTTGTTACCAGTGCATGTGAAAACACAAGCATCATACCTGTTTATACTTCTGAGGTAGACTCCAGCCAAATGCTTGCACTCTCCCATCCTCCTTCTGAACATGTGCTTTCACCTGGCGATACTGCtctcttttctgctctctgcGTGAGGCCAGACTGGCTTCAGTTCTAGGGAAGAATCATTATTAAAGAACTTATTATTTATGCTCTTTAGACTTCTTTGTGCAATGGGAATTGCTATAAACAGATAAGACCTCTGGGGAAGCATTGGGTTACCAAAGAGATCACAAGTTTTCACACATCAACTGTAGAACAAGAGGTTTTGTGGGGCCTATTTCTAAGGGAGCTGTGAAGCACAGGCAAAACCAGGAGGTCTACTGTCAGTATCCTTCAAGGAGACTTAACTAGGGATATACACCTCTCCTAGATGATCTAACATTGGGCAATATatccttttattttacaaaaaaagcccagtagaaaaaaaataattatagatACTTGTCAGTCTGACTCACATTGTTCTATTTTTCCACTGAACTTCCACTGAACCAGTGACAGCAACTGGACAGTTATTGCTTATCTAAAACACTTGCACATAAAATGTGCCACAAAATTCTGCCTCCTGTGCCTAAATGCACTcccaaagaaaagcagtgataTTTGTCAAACAAAATACTACTGCCCAGGAATACTATCCAGAATGCTCATCCAGTGCTGTGCATTTCAGTCTGCACTACATTGATTCCTTATGCAGCAACATCAACCTCAGGAGAACATTGTACTTCACCCAGTAATGCTATTCATcaagagaattttttaaaagagtaaatACTTAAGAGAGCATATCTagtactataaaaaaaaataaatgtcttacTCTTCACTGAGGAATTCAAAGGCTTTAGATTTGTCACTTGGTAACTGAGATAAGgtgctgcttcttttcttcactGATGGAGTAATATGTGAGGTTGGAGCATTGTATTTGACATTGACAGGAGGCTCTGGTTTCTTAGCTGTATTGCTAGATGAACTGAAGAGCCTGctaaaactggaaataaaacataGTTAAGATTTGTCAGACACATCCAGATTTGACAGGCAAAACACTGCATATGCCAGCTTGCTCAAGCCAGTTAGACTAAGAAACTGGAGCCCAACATAGCAGCTACCACACACTCAGCAACTCTCCAAGCACAGAAACTCAATGtcattaacaaaaaaatcttagagTTATTGTCCCATTTGTTTATCAAACTGAAGGAACATCTACACGGAGCCAACAAAATTAGGATGTGAACACCACACCTGGAAGACAGCTTTATGATGCATATTAGTTCATGCACAGAGGCTGTTTAAAAATCTCACCATTTTGTAGACTAAAACATAGAAGAGTTACCACCAAACCACAGTATTAGAAGGATTACTTGATAAATATCTTGCTGTGAGTAAcattattttagatttaaaaagCTTGAAGTTGGGAAGACAGATTTAAGTTAGTAAGTAGtattttgtaaaggaaaagaaagcgAAAACAAACGCAATCCACACGAGCTATTCAAGTTTCTATTTTTATCATAGAAAATAATCCAGAAAACTGTTCAGAACAAGAGTCCTGGTGCACATTCAGCTAGGAAAAGTTCCAGCACTTTGGCATTTGATGTCACAAAGTGCAGAGCCATTCACTATGTGATGCAGCTTACGATACATTTTTGTCTTCAAGAGCAGCCTTACCGAGCTGGCATGCTAGGTGACAAGAGGACAACAGTTATGACACCTTCATCTGCCAAAAGGATAATTAGCTAACACACAAAAATGTACCAGCTAATTGGTtagggtttatttatttttgacagTGAGTTGTGCTTCAATACTTACAACTGCCAAATGCTTGAtctcttcttttcttgcatGGCTGGATTTTCTCTTGATGCTCTACAAGAAATGAATTCTAAGTTTAATGAGAAAGCATTAATTATATAAAACAGGAAAGGAATGGAACAAGTGTTAAATAACAATGGAATAGaacaaatatttcacaaaacaGGGTAACATATCAAAAGTATCAAAGCCCAACTCTTCACATTGCCACTTCTTCTTTGATCAGAGTACAATATTGAAATTCTCACTAAATGAACTGAAGTTGCATACTAAACACTCTCCACATTTATTTACATCACAAACAACTCGTGAGTGTTTTTCAGGCAGAAGAAACAAATCTGCCCAACACTTTGCAATGGAAACAACTAGAAGAAATCAGCaaactattttaaattcttctgccttctgctttgTAATGATTTAAGCATTGTCTTTTATTAGAATACCTCTTAATCTTCAACACATCAGTAAATAAATGATACAGTGCTCATTACTGAAGTCACAGATGAATTAACAGAGATAGGAGAGGATTTCTCCAGGAGAAATCTCcatagaaaagcaaaagccacaTCTGCTTGGCATTATCTATTTTTCCTCTCGCAGAATCAGTGTTAAAATAGCTCAGTTATTGAggacagcagagaaaaggaaatgccaTCGTTGCACCTGACCGGCAGGTGGCACCAATTGACATCGCTACTGCTAGACAGGGACACGGATGGGAGTTGTGACAAGAATCAGCAGGGATGAGGTCGGAGGTGAAAGACTTGggttttaaaatcaaatcttCCAGACAACTCAATATTCAGACTGCAAATTAGAGTAGGTAAACATCGTTATTGCTTAAATTTAAACCtgtactaatttttttaaataatgctttcTCCTGAACAACCCAAATTCTTACCCATGTGCTACTCTCAGACTGATGACTGTGTTATTCCTGTTTGGACATCTCACCCAATGCTTTAAGGTCTGTGCATGCATAGACACAACAATTTCCCCTGCCCAAATTTCATGTTGTGATTAATGTTTTAGGAGTGTTCCAAACACACACATTTCTTCACAAGATGCTTATTTCACATCACATAAAGCAACATCTTCACTGAGGTCTCATCAAGAACCCCTTTTGATGTGCTAAGTTTATGCACATAACTTCACAACCAAACTATTCACGGGTACCCAGAGAGACAAGCAGAAGGGCAACGAAGGCCTCAAACTACCACCAATCTGCAGGTAAAGCTCAAAAGCTTGTCAAATCCAAGGAGCCTTAtcaaggatttttaaaagagcCTTTTACCTGATCATCTCAGTCCATCGGACAGCTTCCTGAAGCTCCATCAACCTCTCCTTATACTGATTTCTCTCCATCAGCACCCGGGCCATTTCCACACGAGTAAAACGCTTCCGCTGAGCCGTGGGGACATCACTCTgagcacacaaaaaaccaaacatgggACAAACAAAGGAGCACAGCAGAGCCTTGCAGAGTCAGCCCCTGCCTTCAGAGAAGGGTCACTTTAGGGCACAGTTCCACATTCCAAATCATTTGGGGCTTGGTAAAACTAGCTcagttttcccttcttctcctcccatCCTTTGCATGTAGtataaactgaataaaaaacAGTTCTGCAAAAAGAATGTGACACACAACAGtgggcagagaggaaagaaagaaaactaggCCTGGTCAGCTTAAATTTACTTCTGGTCTTTAGGCCTTTATGTTCTCTATATATTGAGGAATTCTACCACTGCTTATAATAAGCAGTATAGTAGCACCCACTAATCACATAGAAGCTTCTAATGCCCCATTATGGATTATCTGtacaaaaatacacacacacacatacacctACATCATCATCCTCTTTAGCTTTCTGTCttgcttcctctgcttctgcacGAGCtctaaacacaaaataaaaaatcgTTGCATTAGATGCCACAGTggtttgggaatttttttcctcttttttcacaACCACAGAATTAAACTTACtttctcagctcttcttccagttccttgttcttctcttcaagcttttgttttgcttgttttacaGCTTCTAATTCACCTTGTAGTACATCCTTCTCACAGGTCAATTCATCCACCTTTGCTATCAAA is from Calypte anna isolate BGI_N300 chromosome 18, bCalAnn1_v1.p, whole genome shotgun sequence and encodes:
- the SPAG9 gene encoding C-Jun-amino-terminal kinase-interacting protein 4 isoform X1, encoding MELADGVVYQEDPGGPGPAMMSERVSGLAGSIYREFERLIGRYDEEVVAELMPLVVAVLENLDSVCAHSQETSVELELLRDDNEQLLTQYEREKALRKQAEEKFIEFEDSQEQEKKDLQTRVEALESQTRQLELKAKNYADQISRLEEREAELKKEYNALHSRHTEMIHNYMEHLERTKLHQLTGGDQLESTPHSRIRKERPISLGIFPLPPGDALLTPETQREAGETPASEHWKFPELSQPRSHTSLKDELSDVSQAGSKSTTPASTAASDAQVLPAETPQKEDVEGLAKDTNMPNEKLDAGKNMEVQVAQETRNVSTGGNENEEKSEVQAIIESTPELDMDKDLSGYKGSSTPTKGIENKAFDRNTESLFEELSSAGSGLIGDVDEGADLLGMGREVENLILENTQLLETKNALNVVKNDLIAKVDELTCEKDVLQGELEAVKQAKQKLEEKNKELEEELRKARAEAEEARQKAKEDDDSDVPTAQRKRFTRVEMARVLMERNQYKERLMELQEAVRWTEMIRASRENPAMQEKKRSSIWQFFSRLFSSSSNTAKKPEPPVNVKYNAPTSHITPSVKKRSSTLSQLPSDKSKAFEFLSEETEASLASRREQKREQYRQVKAHVQKEDGRVQAFGWSLPQKYKQVANGGQGENKMKNLPVPVYLRPLDEKDTSMKLWCAVGVNLSGGKTRDGGSVVGASVFYNDVTAVDADGNKQQTGSQSSLDKLEQELKDQQKELKHQEELSSLVWICTSTHSATKVIIIDANQPGNILDSFIVCNSHVLCIASVPGARETDYPAGEEGAQEADPSQVDKSSLCGSMTSNSSAETDSLLGGITVVGCTAEGITAPPVAHDANGGSPMADKQSDSATENNSVDENIPTAEEATEATEVNAGTGEDTGDIAQTGVYTEHVFTDPLGVQNTTEASPVYQPSTESELYKDVSVLPNEQDLVREEAQKMSSLLPTMWLGAQNGCLYVHSSVAHWRKCVHAIKLKDSILSIVHVKGIVLVALADGTLAIFHRGVDGQWDLTNYHLLDLGRPHHSIRCMTVVHDKVWCGYRNKIYVVQPKAMKIEKSFDAHPRRESQVRQLAWVGDGVWVSIRLDSTLRLYHAHTYQHLQDVDIEPYVSKMLGTGKLGFSFVRITALMVSCNRLWVGTGNGVIISIPLTETVILHQGRLLGLRANKAAAGSGNRPGSVIRVYGDENSDKVTPGTFIPYCSMAHAQLCFHGHRDAVKFFVAVPGQVVCPQSSGGTELTADKPSQESFSQSPLKSMLVISGGEGYIDFRMGDEGGESELLGEALQLEPSVAKAERSHLIVWQVMCGSE
- the SPAG9 gene encoding C-Jun-amino-terminal kinase-interacting protein 4 isoform X4; amino-acid sequence: MNPGCMLLFVFGFVGGAVVINSAVLVSLSVLLLVHFSISTGVPALTQNLPRILRKERPISLGIFPLPPGDALLTPETQREAGETPASEHWKFPELSQPRSHTSLKDELSDVSQAGSKSTTPASTAASDAQVLPAETPQKEDVEGLAKDTNMPNEKLDAGKNMEVQVAQETRNVSTGGNENEEKSEVQAIIESTPELDMDKDLSGYKGSSTPTKGIENKAFDRNTESLFEELSSAGSGLIGDVDEGADLLGMGREVENLILENTQLLETKNALNVVKNDLIAKVDELTCEKDVLQGELEAVKQAKQKLEEKNKELEEELRKARAEAEEARQKAKEDDDSDVPTAQRKRFTRVEMARVLMERNQYKERLMELQEAVRWTEMIRASRENPAMQEKKRSSIWQFFSRLFSSSSNTAKKPEPPVNVKYNAPTSHITPSVKKRSSTLSQLPSDKSKAFEFLSEETEASLASRREQKREQYRQVKAHVQKEDGRVQAFGWSLPQKYKQVANGGQGENKMKNLPVPVYLRPLDEKDTSMKLWCAVGVNLSGGKTRDGGSVVGASVFYNDVTAVDADGNKQQTGSQSSLDKLEQELKDQQKELKHQEELSSLVWICTSTHSATKVIIIDANQPGNILDSFIVCNSHVLCIASVPGARETDYPAGEEGAQEADPSQVDKSSLCGSMTSNSSAETDSLLGGITVVGCTAEGITAPPVAHDANGGSPMADKQSDSATENNSVDENIPTAEEATEATEVNAGTGEDTGDIAQTGVYTEHVFTDPLGVQNTTEASPVYQPSTESELYKDVSVLPNEQDLVREEAQKMSSLLPTMWLGAQNGCLYVHSSVAHWRKCVHAIKLKDSILSIVHVKGIVLVALADGTLAIFHRGVDGQWDLTNYHLLDLGRPHHSIRCMTVVHDKVWCGYRNKIYVVQPKAMKIEKSFDAHPRRESQVRQLAWVGDGVWVSIRLDSTLRLYHAHTYQHLQDVDIEPYVSKMLGTGKLGFSFVRITALMVSCNRLWVGTGNGVIISIPLTETNKAAAGSGNRPGSVIRVYGDENSDKVTPGTFIPYCSMAHAQLCFHGHRDAVKFFVAVPGQVVCPQSSGGTELTADKPSQESFSQSPLKSMLVISGGEGYIDFRMGDEGGESELLGEALQLEPSVAKAERSHLIVWQVMCGSE
- the SPAG9 gene encoding C-Jun-amino-terminal kinase-interacting protein 4 isoform X3; amino-acid sequence: MNPGCMLLFVFGFVGGAVVINSAVLVSLSVLLLVHFSISTGVPALTQNLPRILRKERPISLGIFPLPPGDALLTPETQREAGETPASEHWKFPELSQPRSHTSLKDELSDVSQAGSKSTTPASTAASDAQVLPAETPQKEDVEGLAKDTNMPNEKLDAGKNMEVQVAQETRNVSTGGNENEEKSEVQAIIESTPELDMDKDLSGYKGSSTPTKGIENKAFDRNTESLFEELSSAGSGLIGDVDEGADLLGMGREVENLILENTQLLETKNALNVVKNDLIAKVDELTCEKDVLQGELEAVKQAKQKLEEKNKELEEELRKARAEAEEARQKAKEDDDSDVPTAQRKRFTRVEMARVLMERNQYKERLMELQEAVRWTEMIRASRENPAMQEKKRSSIWQFFSRLFSSSSNTAKKPEPPVNVKYNAPTSHITPSVKKRSSTLSQLPSDKSKAFEFLSEETEASLASRREQKREQYRQVKAHVQKEDGRVQAFGWSLPQKYKQVANGGQGENKMKNLPVPVYLRPLDEKDTSMKLWCAVGVNLSGGKTRDGGSVVGASVFYNDVTAVDADGNKQQTGSQSSLDKLEQELKDQQKELKHQEELSSLVWICTSTHSATKVIIIDANQPGNILDSFIVCNSHVLCIASVPGARETDYPAGEEGAQEADPSQVDKSSLCGSMTSNSSAETDSLLGGITVVGCTAEGITAPPVAHDANGGSPMADKQSDSATENNSVDENIPTAEEATEATEVNAGTGEDTGDIAQTGVYTEHVFTDPLGVQNTTEASPVYQPSTESELYKDVSVLPNEQDLVREEAQKMSSLLPTMWLGAQNGCLYVHSSVAHWRKCVHAIKLKDSILSIVHVKGIVLVALADGTLAIFHRGVDGQWDLTNYHLLDLGRPHHSIRCMTVVHDKVWCGYRNKIYVVQPKAMKIEKSFDAHPRRESQVRQLAWVGDGVWVSIRLDSTLRLYHAHTYQHLQDVDIEPYVSKMLGTGKLGFSFVRITALMVSCNRLWVGTGNGVIISIPLTETVILHQGRLLGLRANKAAAGSGNRPGSVIRVYGDENSDKVTPGTFIPYCSMAHAQLCFHGHRDAVKFFVAVPGQVVCPQSSGGTELTADKPSQESFSQSPLKSMLVISGGEGYIDFRMGDEGGESELLGEALQLEPSVAKAERSHLIVWQVMCGSE